AACTGGCCCACACGAAGGCGGAATACAGTTGCTGCGCGCCCCACTCGCTCAGCGGGACGTCGCTGTTGGCGCGCGCGCAATACAACGTCGCGGTTTCAAACGCGGTTGATCTCTATGGTGCCCTGGGGCTGGGCGCTGTCAATGTCACCTACAAGAATACCACCGTCGGGTATACCAACCGCGATACCGTGGCCGGTGGTCTGCTGGCACTGGGTGCGAGTGCAAAGGTAGCGCCGAGTGTCAGGCTCGTGACCGAGCTTCGGTATGTCGGCGTATTTACCAACGCGAAAGTTGCTGGTCCCGGCGCGATAGCACGCGCCGAATATCGCAATACCAACCTGAATATCGGTGTCCGGTTCAGTTTCTGACGATCTGGGTAGACCTCCGGTCTCTTAATGCGCGCAATGCTCGATGGGCGCGGGCGTTTCGACGTGTGGCCTGTGTTTTAACGCAAAGCGGAAACACCTTGAATGCCGGTTGAGCCGGGCGGGAGAGGTGACATGCGTGGCGGCTCCGGGGCTGGATTTTCGGGCGGGCTGCCGTGCGAGGAAGCGGTTTGAGCGAGGCCGGGGATATGCACCGGGTCTTCTTGTTTCCTGCTTCCCTTAAAGCACGCCGATTTCGGCCAGGCGGGCCGACAGCTCTGGCGGCAGGGCGTCTTCGTTCTTGCGGGATTTCGGCAGGTCGGGTGGGGCATCTTCGGGCTTGAGGTAGCGCCAGCCCTGAAACGGGCGTTTGAGCGCGGGTGCGGTGCGCACGATCTCAGGGTTGAGCACGATGGCGCAGCGGCGGATGCCGTCTTGGCCGACCACCTCGTCAAGCCGCACGATGCGCTGGCGGGCCTGCACCACGCCCTTTATGACCCAGTAGATTGAGCCGCCCCTGAGGATATCCGCCTCCCGCTTGGGCCACATGCGGGTGATGTGGCGCGGCAGACCATCAGCAGTGTGCACACGCGGCTGGGCCTGCCATTGGCCAAGGCTTTCTGGCGACTCGGTGCCGACGCTGAGTTTTATGAGATGTATTTTGTTCGTCAATTGTTCTATACCACCATATGTGGTAGGATATGCTTCTTCCGACGATTCTGCCACACCCCTACGGCAATTGGCCGAAGCGCGCAGAGGGAATTGACGATTTGCGCCGACACGCCTAGTTTCGCCAGCCTGCAATGCCTATTGAGGGATCCGAGATGAGCCGTTTTGCTGCCCCCATTGCCGAACAGATATGGGACATGAAATACCGCCTGAAAGAGGCTGATGGCACGCCGGTTGATCTTTCGATCGAGGATAGCTGGCGGCGAATCGCCCGTGCGCTGGCGCAGACCGAGGCGGAGCCGGATCAGTGGGAGGATCGGTTCTATGGCGCGCTGGAGGATTTCAAATTCCTGCCCGCCGGGCGGATTACCGCAGGGGCGGGCACCGGGCGGCAGGTGACGCTGTTCAATTGCTTTGTCATGGGCACCATACCGGATAGTATGGGCGGCATATTCGAAATGCTGAAAGAGGCGGCGCTGACCATGCAGCAGGGCGGCGGGATCGGCTATGATTTTTCGACCATCCGGCCAAGGGGCGCGGATGTAAAGGGGGTGGCGGCGGATGCAAGCGGGCCGCTTTCCTTCATGGATGTGTGGGACGCGATGTGCCGCACGATCATGAGCGCGGGGTCGCGCCGGGGTGCGATGATGGCGACGATGCGTTGCGATCACCCGGATATTGAGGCGTTCATAGGTGCAAAAGCCGATGCGGCACGGCTGCGTATGTTCAACATGTCGGTACTGGCGACCGATGATTTCATGGCAGCGGTGAAGGCCGACGGCGCTTGGGATCTCAAATTCGGCGGCAAGGTTTACCACACCGTGCAGGCGCGCGATTTGTGGAACCGGATCATGCGCGCGACCTATGATTATGCCGAGCCGGGGGTGATTTTCATCGACCGGATCAACGCGATGAACAACCTTGCCTATTGCGAAGAGATTGCCGCCACCAACCCGTGCGGTGAACAGCCACTACCGCCCTATGGTGCGTGTTTGCTTGGGTCGATCAACCTTGCCCGGCTGGTGGCGGACCCGTTCGGCGAAGCGGCGGCACTTGATGAGGCCGCGCTTGATGAACTGGTGGCCGTTGCGGTGCGGATGATGGACAACACGGTGGATGCCTCGCGCTTTCCGCTGGAGGCGCAGGCGCGCGAGGCAGAGGCCAAGCGGCGCATCGGGCTTGGAGTCACCGGGCTGGCGGATGCGCTTTTGATGGTGGGGCTGCGCTATGGCTCTGACGCGGCGGCGCGCCAGACGGAGGATTGGCTGCACGCCATTGCGCGTGCAGCTTACCGTGCATCGGTCGCACTGGCGCGCGAGAAGGGCGCTTTCCCGCTGTTTGAGGCCGAGCAATACCTTGCCAGCGGCACCATGCGCCAGATGGACGAGGACGTGCGCGCCGAGATTGCCGAACATGGTATCCGCAACGCACTGTTGACCTCGATCGCGCCGACCGGGACGATTTCGCTTTATGCTGGGAATGTCTCAAGCGGGATCGAGCCGGTGTTTGCCTATGCTTATACCCGCAAGGTGTTGCAGAAAGACGGCTCGCGCACCGAGGAAGAAGTGGTGGATTACGCTGTGCAGATGTGGCGCGAATTGCACGGCGATGCGCCGCTGCCCGAGTATTTCGTGAATGCCCAGACCCTAAGCCCGCAAGAGCATGTGAAGATGCAGGCGGCGGCGCAGAAATGGGTGGATTCGTCGATTTCCAAGACCATCAACATGCCCGAGGATATCAGCTTTGAGGCGTTCAAGGAGGTCTATATGGCCGCTTATGAAAGCGGCTGCAAAGGCTGCACGACGTATCGACCGAACGAGGTGACGGGGAGTGTGTTGAGTGTTGAGGCGGATGGATCATTGGCCATCCGATTGAAGTCTAGCCTCAAACAGCGGGAGATGTCGCAAAAGCAATTGGCAGATGCGATTGGCACAACCGAGGCCATCATCTCCAAGGTGGTGAACGGCAATCAGAAGAAGCTGCCCAATATTGAGAAGGCCGCAGAGCTCTTGAATGTTTCCGCTGGATGGCTGCTTTTTGGCGAAGACGACACGCCCGGCGGCACCGCCGGGCAGCCCCCGGCCGCCCCCCGGGCGGGGGCTTCACCCCCACCCGCGGCCGGGAACTGCCCTCCGAACTCGAAGACAGACCTGTTGCACAGGCCGCCAATTTCGAGGCCGGAGAGGTGGTCTATATGGCTGAGCCGCTGGACCGGCCCGCCGAACTGGAAGGGTCAACCTACAAGGTCAAGTGGCCCGACAGCGAACATGCAATCTACATCACCATTAACGATATCGTTATCAGTGGCCATCGCCGCCCGTTCGAGGTGTTCATCAACTCCAAGAACATGGAGCATTTCGCATGGACTGTGGCGCTGACCCGGATGATCTCGGCGGTGTTCCGGCGCGGCGGCGATGTGTCCTTTGTGGTTGAGGAGTTGAAAGCGGTGTTCGACCCGCGCGGCGGGGCATGGATGCAGGGTAAATATATCCCCTCGATACTCGCCGCGATCGGCGGCGTGCTGGAGCGCCACATGATCGCCACCGGCTTTATCGAGGGCGAAGGGCTGGGCCTGAAGACCGACCCGCAAGCCCAAGTGGTGCCGCTTGGCACCACTCCGCGCGGCAAAGCCTGCCCGTCCTGCGGTCAGTATGAAATGCGCATGATCGAAGGCTGCATGACCTGCGCTTCCTGCGGCCACTCGAAGTGCGGCTGAATGTGGTTTGTTTGAGTGAAATTGTAATTGAAAGGACTATTTGTCCATTTCAGGTGGTTTTTTGGCCATTCTTGGAAGCATAACGTGACCACCGGGCGGAATCGCCCGATTTTCGCGTTATTGAGGCCTGCACCCATGGTTGCAGGGTTCGACTCTGTCCTGAGAGAGATGGTTCCGGGAACAGTGCGACCAAAACGAATTTCGAGATTTTTTTGCGCCAACCGCGATCTATTGAGATTGTCGCGTTAGGAATCGCCCGATTGAGGCAAATGCGGGCTGTACATGAACGATCACTGCCCGTCGTGCGCTCTTTCGCAGGTAGGGTTGCACCGCCAAGGTTCGGAGTGTTTTCATTGAAATCGATGCGCAAAATCGGGCCGATAGCCAGGTCGAGAAACGGCAGGCGTTAAAAAAGGGCGGCTCGTGCCGCCCTCGGATGACAATATGGTTGTAAGTTTACACTGATCGCCATCTGCGCAAGGCCGCTTCGATCCGCGCGAAAGCCTGCAAGGCTTCGTGCCGCGAATACTGGCCGTCGCAGAGCGGGTAGCCATAGGTATCCCCGCCGGTCTTTTCGATTACATAGCCGAGCGCGAGAAACGCCTCGCGCGCCATTGCGGTCAGGGGCTCAGGGTGCTTGGGCACCGTCATCACCTTCACATCGGCAATTTCGGGACCGGGATAGAAATACTGTCGGTCGATCCAGAGAAGAAGCGAATGCTCCTGGGATTTTTCTTTCAGCCAGAGCGTGACGTCGCAGATGTCCTGCTCCATCCCGAATTCGCGAGGATAAGCACTCAGCCGGCGTTCACGCGCAATTTGCAACGTGCACCGCGTCCCGCACTTATTGCGCATGATGAAACCGCGCGAGCAGCTCGCTGACGCGGGCGCCATGCCACCGGGCCATGTCAGAGACCGGCAGGCCTCGCTGATGGCCGATCCGGTCGAGTGACGACGGCACTTGGGCGGCCAGGAGGCATTGGATGGCGCGCAGCGCGCCCTCGACGGTATCCGCTTTCGGGCTCGGTTGCCCGAAAGCGCCATAGAGGTCGCAGAGCGTGGCGAACCCGCTGGAGTCACCGAGCGCGTCGAGCAGGTCGCAGAGACTCGCGCCGTGGCGGTGGAGGTGCTGCTCCACCGCGTAAGCGGCGCCGAGGCGGGTCTCGGCGGTGTCGAGGGGTGTGGTGTGGAGCATGATGATCTCCCTCTCATGCGGTGGTGGAAGTAGTGCTGATGTGCCTGTTTCATCGGCGTCATGGTCGGTCGCGGGAGGGGAGATGCGGTGGGTTGTGCTGCTTCCTTTCCATTGGTGTCCAAGGCTGGTTTTCGGTGCTGGTATTGAGAATATTGGCTGTTCTTTTCGAAGAAGAAGAAAAATCTGCCGCCGGCCTGTTTTTTTCGGCGCTGGCCGCGCCCCGCCGCAGACGCTCTGCGGCGGGGTGGGATCATCGGGCTTCAGGCTGCGCGCTCATCCGAGGCGGCGTCGTTTCCCGCGGCCCTCAGGCGGGCCAGGTGGCAAGCCGCATCGACCCGGGCCGCCAGGAGGTCACGCATGGCCAGGATCGTCCGAAAGCGCTGCTGCAATGCGTCGAGAGCAGCGCCCTTCCTCGACAGGACTGGGACTACCAAAACACGGCCGACGGCGCCGTGGTCCGGGTCCTCCGTCCCGTCGAAGATATTTCGGGTGCCGAGGGTCTCTTGCGTGATGGCATTGAGGAGAAGATCCTCGATGCGACCGATCTCGCCAGCCGCCTGGTCCGAAAGCGGCCCGTTCTTACGCAATGCGGAAAGTGTTCTCGACAGGGTGTTGATATCCGTCGCAGATATCTCCGCATCATTGGATTGGGCTTCGTCGTGCAGGAAATCGATTTCCTGCAGGGTCCGGACCCAGAGTTCCTCGAGACTCAGTTGAGTAAAATATTTCATGGCAGTTCCTCTTGTCGCGTCGTGGGTGATTGCAGGGCACCAGCCGTGCGATCTGCGCGTGGCTGGCGCTCCGTTTCAGGCCGCGTCTTGCTGCCGGAGGGCGAGCGCCATCGCTTCCCGCTCGTCGTCCAGTTCCCCGATTTTGACCAGCAGGTCGTAGAGCCGGTCGGTGAGCAGACAGAGCTCTTCAACCTCGGGGCTTGCCGGGTCGAGAAGACCCCAGGAAGACAAATCCGGCTCGAGTTCGTCGACGACCGGATCGAGAGACAGGAGCCGGTGCAGATCGACGAGCTTGCGCCGCGTCGCCTGGTCGAGGCGCGACGCTTCGCGCAGCGCTGACACGAGGCGCAGAACGCGGGCCTTACCGGCCTCGCCGTCGATCAGCGTCGCCGCATTGCACAGCGCCGTTCCCTGCTCGGCGAAATGCGCGCGGACGGCGGCGAGTTGCGGGTCTGCGGACAGGGTCTTCGTGGGTAGATTACGCAGCATATGAGTTCTCCTTGGTTGCGCGTCTGCCATTCGGGCAGCATCAAGCCTGTCCGCATGTTGTTTTTCCGAGATGAGCCTCCTTGTTGTTTGTCCGGTTGCAGGGCCGCTGTTCCTGTGTCTCGA
This is a stretch of genomic DNA from Aquicoccus sp. G2-2. It encodes these proteins:
- a CDS encoding outer membrane beta-barrel protein, giving the protein MKLVKLTGSCVIGAVAAFACAPGAQADSGASQYHVTLLAGASDKASLNWDSLSYSMDSGRSYALGISRNLNSMPNLELGVELAHTKAEYSCCAPHSLSGTSLLARAQYNVAVSNAVDLYGALGLGAVNVTYKNTTVGYTNRDTVAGGLLALGASAKVAPSVRLVTELRYVGVFTNAKVAGPGAIARAEYRNTNLNIGVRFSF
- a CDS encoding DUF1489 domain-containing protein, with the protein product MTNKIHLIKLSVGTESPESLGQWQAQPRVHTADGLPRHITRMWPKREADILRGGSIYWVIKGVVQARQRIVRLDEVVGQDGIRRCAIVLNPEIVRTAPALKRPFQGWRYLKPEDAPPDLPKSRKNEDALPPELSARLAEIGVL
- a CDS encoding adenosylcobalamin-dependent ribonucleoside-diphosphate reductase, with protein sequence MSRFAAPIAEQIWDMKYRLKEADGTPVDLSIEDSWRRIARALAQTEAEPDQWEDRFYGALEDFKFLPAGRITAGAGTGRQVTLFNCFVMGTIPDSMGGIFEMLKEAALTMQQGGGIGYDFSTIRPRGADVKGVAADASGPLSFMDVWDAMCRTIMSAGSRRGAMMATMRCDHPDIEAFIGAKADAARLRMFNMSVLATDDFMAAVKADGAWDLKFGGKVYHTVQARDLWNRIMRATYDYAEPGVIFIDRINAMNNLAYCEEIAATNPCGEQPLPPYGACLLGSINLARLVADPFGEAAALDEAALDELVAVAVRMMDNTVDASRFPLEAQAREAEAKRRIGLGVTGLADALLMVGLRYGSDAAARQTEDWLHAIARAAYRASVALAREKGAFPLFEAEQYLASGTMRQMDEDVRAEIAEHGIRNALLTSIAPTGTISLYAGNVSSGIEPVFAYAYTRKVLQKDGSRTEEEVVDYAVQMWRELHGDAPLPEYFVNAQTLSPQEHVKMQAAAQKWVDSSISKTINMPEDISFEAFKEVYMAAYESGCKGCTTYRPNEVTGSVLSVEADGSLAIRLKSSLKQREMSQKQLADAIGTTEAIISKVVNGNQKKLPNIEKAAELLNVSAGWLLFGEDDTPGGTAGQPPAAPRAGASPPPAAGNCPPNSKTDLLHRPPISRPERWSIWLSRWTGPPNWKGQPTRSSGPTANMQSTSPLTISLSVAIAARSRCSSTPRTWSISHGLWR